The Mycoplasmopsis columbinasalis genomic interval TTTGTCATCTTCTGGTGAATACACTGATCTTGCCACTGCGAAAGAAGCGAATCTAGTTGCATATTCTTGTTTTACTTCGTCGGCAATCATTGCGTTGATTTCATCTTCTGAACGACCAAGAATTTCAAGGTATTCATTGTACTTAAGACCTTGTTGTTTAAGTAAGTTTCTTAGTTCACTCTTCTTATGTTCAGCTTCTTTCTTGAGTCTTTCAGGGTGAATGTCAAGTAACTGTGCTTTCTTAGTTTTAACTTCTTCACTCACGGCGTTAAAGAATTCAATCAACGCTCCGGTAAGTTTTTGTCTAGCAAGTAAAGTTTTAATCACTGCTTTAGCTTCGTCGATAGTTTTAGCGTACTTATCAAGGTGAAGTGATGGTAAGTTTTCTGCAGTAAGTTTTATTTCTTCTGGACGTTTCGCTTCCTTAAGAGTTACCTTAAAGTTTGCTTTTTTGCCAGCAACAGTAGCTGATGGGTATTTTTCTGGGAAAGTAACATCAAAATCACCTTCTCAACCAACTTTTTTATCTAGTAGGGCTTCTTCAAATCCTTCAATGAATGATTTGTTACCAAGTGTCACGGGTACATCTTTAGCTTCGCCACCTTCAAAAGCTTCGCCAGTTTCTTTTAGTGTTCCAAAGTAATCAATAACTACTGTGTCACCAAGTTTAGTTGTTTGGTCTTTAGCAAGTGGCACTGTCAAAGCAAGTCTTTGCAACTTAGCGTTAATAACTTTTTCTACTTCTTCGTCAGTAACTGGTGCAAAGTTAACTTGTGCATCTACCTTATCTAAAATCAAATCTTCTACTTTAACTTCAATTGGGAAAGAAAGTTCAAATTCAAATTTTTCTTCGGTTGGGTTGACTTTTTCAATTCTTGGAGCATAAACTGCTGCAGATTCAAAGGCTTGAAGTTCTGCTTGTAACTTAGTTTCTACATCTTTAGTGAAATAGTTGTTGATTGCTACTGACATAGCTTCGTGAAGTACTTGAGCTCTAGTGATGTATTTGTCAGCAACATTTTTTGGCACTTTTCCACTACGATACCCTTTAACTTTAAGATTTTTGTAAAGTTTCTTTTCAGCTTCAGCAAGTGCTGCGGTTCAGTCTTTGCCTTCGATTGTTACTTGTTTATAAACATATTTTTTGTCTTGATCTTTTTTAAATTGGTGTGACATTTCGCTCCTTTATGATTATGTCTAATTCATAAAATAAATCTAATTATAAATGTAAAAGGTAATAATTAATCAGAATCGATAAGCAAATTTTAGCACAGATAGTAAAAAGTGCCAAAAATATTATTTTTTCTGCGTGACAAAATCTAAGATTTGTTTTCACCGCAAAGGTCAATGTCGCGGTGAAGGTTCCATTTTTTGAATTAAGATAATGTGAGAATTGGCGCCTTGTGAATTTTGGTATGTCAATACCTTCGTATGCGCTTGTGCGTCCGGGAAAAAACTAAAAAATTCGGCTAAGTCAGCTTGATAATGTTCGCCTTTTAATAAATAAAAGTACCCACCTTCTTTGAGCAAATGATGCGCCATTAAATAAATTTTGGTAATGGTTGCTACGGCACGAGCAGTAATGAAGTCAAAAGTTGCGTTTTGATTTTTGATGTTTTCCACACGGTCATTAATAATGATAAAGTCTAGTTCACACTGAGTGGCAACTTCTTTTAAAAATTCACACCTCTTGGTTAAAGACTCAACAGCAGTAAGTTCAATGAGTTCGCTGTGGTTAATTAAAAGCGGGATTGATGGAAACCCCGCTCCAGCACCTATGTCAAGGAGTTTGATTTTGTTTCAATTTTTAGCTTGCACAAGTGCTAATAATCCAGCAAAAGCACTTAATGAATCATTCACGCCTTGTTGCTCGATTTCTGCTTTAGTGGCAAAACCAGTTAAGTTCATCACTTGGTTTTTCGCATAAACAAGGTTAATGTAAGTTTGCAGTTTGCTTGGTTTATTCATTACTTCACTTTTCTAATTTCGCGTTCGAACTTTTTGTAAAGCTCAGCAATTGGTTCAGCATCAATGTGACGCTTAAGCACACCTGCTAAGAAATAATCTAGGCTGACAACTTCTAACTTTTTAAATTTTTTAGTCAATTCACTATTATCAATTGAGTCAGAAATAATGACCTTTTCAACATTTGGATTAGCTTCAAAGGCTTCAAAACCGCGCGAAAAAATTCCGTGGGTTGCTGCGACATAAATTTTCTTAGCGCCAAAGTTTTTCAAAGTATCAACGGCTTTTAAGATGGTACCACCAGTATCGATAATATCGTCAATAATCACAGCATTTTGATCTTGCACATCACCAATTAAACCCATTACTTCAGTTTGGTTGGTGCCAACTCTACGTTTATCAATAATGCTAATTTTAATTGTTTCCGCAATTAATTCAGCGAGTCTTCTCGCTCTAACAGTACCACCATGGTCAGGTGAAACCACTGTAAACTTTTCGTTTGTTTGACTAATTGCTTTTGCTAAGGTATATTGTCCTGTTAAGTCATCAATAGGAATGTTGAAAAAGCCTTGAATAGCAGGGTTGTGTAAGTCAACTGCTACAACTTTTGTAGCGCCCGCTTTTTCCATTAAGTCCGCGACTAACTTAGCACCAATTGGTTGACGGCCACCAATAATTCTATCTTGACGCGCATAGCCATAGTAAGTTAATACCACAGTTATTGATTTAGCGCTGCCTCTTTTTAGTGAATCAATGAAAAGTAATAGTTTCATTACGTTTTCATTCACTGGTCTTGAGTTACTTGCAATAATGTAAACATCCCGACCACGCACAGTGTCACTACTTACCAACATACATTCACCATCGGCGAAAATTGTTTCAACCACAGGTGTCAACTTAATGCCTAATTTTGCCGCAATTTTTTCAGCTAAATTTTGAGAATTAGGCATTCCAAAAATTCTCACATTGTCTCGATTCATTCTTCTCCTTAAATTTGCGCAAATTATAACATTTCAAACACATAAAGTACTTGTTCGCAAAGATTGCCACGTAATGTTATATGGAAAATTCACTAATTATTTTTTCAGTTAAAGCAAAAGTAGATATGCAGCAAATTCGTTTATGTCTTCAAGTAAATTATTTCTTAATCATTTCAGAGAGAAAATGAAAGCACAATTTGTTTATAATAACTTGATATGAATCACGAAAAGAGATACAAAGTAATTGAATTGTTTGCAGGAGCTGGTGGTCTTGCTCTAGGAATCGAACTTGCTGGTTTTGAAACTATTGGGTTAGTCGAAATGGACAAATGAGCTGCTCAAACTTTACGAAAAAATCGTCCTAGTTGAAATGTAATACAAGATGACATTAAAAATGTTTCTAAAAAAAATTTAGAACAACTTTTTGATTTAAAAAGAGGTGAATTAGATTTGTTATCTGGTGGTCCTCCCTGCCAATCTTTTTCTTACGCGGGGAAAAAATTGGGTTTAGATGATACCAGAGGAACTTTATTCAATGATTTCGCTCTTTTTTTAGAGAAACTAAAACCAAAAATGTTTTTGTTTGAAAACGTGAAGGGATTGCTTTCTCATAATAAAGGACATACTTTTAAACAAATTATTGAAAGACTCCAAAAAACTGGCTATGCAATAACTTCTGAAAGTTACAAAGTTTTGAATGCTTGAAATTATGGTGTACCACAAAAACGAGAAAGATTGATATTAGTCGGTATTAGACAAGATTTAATTCATAAAACCTCTTTTAATTTTCCCGAGCCTCATTTGTATAAACCAACATTGAAAGATGTTTTGCCGAATTGTCCCGCAAGTGAAGGTGCGAAGTATTCGCTTGAAAAGAAAAAAATTTTTGAGTTAGTACCTCCAGGTGGTTATTGACGAGATATACCTGAGAAAATAGCAAGATCTTATATGAAAAAAACCTGAGAAACAGGTGGAGGTAAAACTGGTATCTTAAGAAGATTAAGTTATTCCGAACCAGCATTGACAATTTTGACGTCTCCTTCACAAAAACAAACAGAAAGATGTCACCCTGCAGAAACTAGGCCTTTGACAATTAGAGAATCGGCAAGATGCCAAACTTTTCCTGACGACTGACAATTTGAAGGTGGTTTATCAGAAAAATATAAACAAATAGGCAATGCAGTACCAGTTAATTTAGCAAAAGCTATCGGCGAAAAAATTAAAGAAAGCTTAGACAAATTATGTGAAAATTAAATTTCATCAGTGAAGCAGATCTCACAAGTGTTGTGAGGACAACAATTGAAAAGTACGGAGAAAAAATAAAACCATTTGATCTTAAACTTTTTAAAAAGAATGTTATTGATCCCATTAAATTAATTTTTGACAAACAAGTTTACGGTTATTCTTGAGACGAATTAATTGAAAACGAAATATTCAGACAAAAAGATAAGTCTAATAATAATGAAATTGGTTATTTTCACCAGAACATATTTAAATATATAAAAAATTGTTCTGTACCCGGACACGGTTGAGACGTTATTTATAAGCCTGAAACCAAAATTAAAGTAGATGATGAGTTTTGAATTGAAAAAGTTTATGTAGAGTTAAAGAACAAACACAATACAATGAACTATAGTTCTGCATCAAGAACGTATTTGAAAATGCAAAATCAACTTTTATTGGAAGATAAGAATACTTTTTGTTTTTTGGTTGAAATAGTGGCGAAAAAATCTCAAAACGTGATTTGAGAAACAAAAATTGAAGACATTGAACTTAAGAATAATAGAATCAGACGTGTGAGTGTTGATAAATTTTACGAAATAATAACAGGTCAATATGACGCGTTTTATCAATTGTGTATGGTTTTGCCTAAGATAATAAATAAGGTTTTAAATGAAACAAAATTATTTTCAAAAGGCAAAGATACAGTTTCTGACGAGTTATTTGTTGGAATCGACGATGATGAAATAAAACTTGTTGCGCTATATATGCTAAGTTTTGACAGTTATCATGGTTTTAAAGAAGAGAAGATTAAAAAATAAAAAACGTTCGCAAAATTGTGAACGTTTTTTAAATAGCTCTATAAACTAAGATCTTTCGTCAGGTTGTGAAAACACATAGCGACCAGTTTCGGTTACAAGTACATCGTCTTCATTACGCGCGCCACCAAGTCCTTCAATATAAATTCCAGGTTCAACTGTGATAATGTGACCAGGTTCTAAAATTGCATCTGATAAAGAACTTACGTAAGGTTCTTCATGCACATCGATACCTAAACCATGACCAGTAGCGTGAACAAAATATTGACCATAACCAGCATCAGTGATGTATTTTCGACAAATAGCATCAATTTCACTAGCTTTAATGCCTGGTCTAACCGCGTCGCGTCCAGCTTTTGCTGCTTCCTTAACAATTTGGAGAATTTTTGCTGCTTCTGGGTTTGAAGCTTTACCGCCTAAAACAATGGTTCTGGTGATATCAGCGCTATAACCTTTATATAAAGCACCAAAGTCCACTTTAAGCAAGTCACCTTCTTTTAAGACAGCATCTGTTGGGTGGTGGTGTGGTTCAGCTGAATATTTACCTGTCGCAATGATTTCATCAAAAGATTCTTTGTCTGCGCCGTTGATTTTTAAAAGATAGTTGAGTTTAGCTGCAACTTCCTTTTCAGTCATTCCAGGTTTTACTCATTGCAGTAATTCATCATAAGCCTTAAGTGAAATATCAATACTTTTTTGCATAATTTCAATTTCTTCTTTTGACTTAACAATTCTTAAGTGTTGCCCCGAAATTCATTCTACGTGTGAAGGCTTAATCAAGGCTTCAAGACGTTTAAAGTCACCATAGGTTAAGTAATCTTTTTCAAATGCCACTGTGTTATAGCGTTTTTGGTCAAAGAACTCTTGCAATGTTTTGGTACCTTTGAGTAAAATGATTTCTACATTTTTAGCTTTACTACGAGCATATTCAATGTATCTACCATCTACAAATAAGTAAGCTTTGTCTTTTTCTACTACTAAATAACCATCTGTAGTTTGCACTTTTGCATATCAAAGTCTAGTTTGTGGCACCATTGAAACTAAAGCATCTACTTTTTTTTCGGCGAATAATTTGTCTAAAATTTTTCTATTCATTTTTACCTTTCTAATAACCAAATTTTTTTAGCAATTTAACATCTTGCGTCCATTTTTTTGCTACTTTAACTTTCAAATTGAGTTCAACTTTGACACTAAATAAAGCCATTAATTTTCTACGAGCCATCATTCCAATTTTTTTGATCATTTGACCCTCTTTACCGATCACCATTCCCTTTTGAGAATCTTTTTTCACATAAATAATGGCATTAATTTGAGTTAACTCATCATCTTCGATAAAATCCTCGACTTCAATTGCAATCGAGTGTGGTAATTCTTCTTTTAAATAGTTAAAAGCTGCTTCACGAATAATTTCTTTTGCTAAAAAACGCATTGATTTATCCGTAATGTATTCTGGATCATATAAAGGTTGACCTTCATATGTGAATTCTTTCAACACTTTAATTAGGTCGTCAGCAAACTCTTGTTTTTTGTTTGAAAAAGGAATAATTTTTGTGAAATTAAAACCTGTTTGTTGTAATTGTGCAAGTTTTGTACTTATTTCATCAGGGGTTTTGGCTAAATCAACTTTAGTAATTACTGCAATTTTGTTTTGTACGACTTTAAGTTTTTCCAGAATTGCTAAATCACCTGCTCCAAGGTCTTCATTTAGGGGTGTTAAAAACAACACACAATCGATTTCTTCAAGTGAATCGTAAGCGTTTTTATTAAGAATTTCACCTAACAAATTTAATGGTTTGTGAATTCCTGGTGTGTCGATAAACACTATCTGATAGTCTTCTTCGTTATAAATTCCAGTAATTTGATCTCTGGTAGTTTGTGGCACATTCGAGACAATTGACACATCATAATTAAGAATTTTATTCATTAAAGTAGACTTACCAACATTAGGTCTACCAAGCACAGTAACCATTGCGATTTTCATTATTTAATTTGCTCCGCACGAATTGGCAGCGGCACTAGTTGTTCTACAGTGAACTCACGAATTAGCGAAC includes:
- the tig gene encoding trigger factor — encoded protein: MSHQFKKDQDKKYVYKQVTIEGKDWTAALAEAEKKLYKNLKVKGYRSGKVPKNVADKYITRAQVLHEAMSVAINNYFTKDVETKLQAELQAFESAAVYAPRIEKVNPTEEKFEFELSFPIEVKVEDLILDKVDAQVNFAPVTDEEVEKVINAKLQRLALTVPLAKDQTTKLGDTVVIDYFGTLKETGEAFEGGEAKDVPVTLGNKSFIEGFEEALLDKKVGWEGDFDVTFPEKYPSATVAGKKANFKVTLKEAKRPEEIKLTAENLPSLHLDKYAKTIDEAKAVIKTLLARQKLTGALIEFFNAVSEEVKTKKAQLLDIHPERLKKEAEHKKSELRNLLKQQGLKYNEYLEILGRSEDEINAMIADEVKQEYATRFASFAVARSVYSPEDDKKFELSEEEFNAAVKLRALEVNLPGYEFLKLVTQNQDIKNQFSAQAADEKMFVAVVGKYYPEKVKEYNDLKAKAETEINKLVSLDAPAEEAKEEKSKEAKSAKTK
- the rsmG gene encoding 16S rRNA (guanine(527)-N(7))-methyltransferase RsmG yields the protein MNKPSKLQTYINLVYAKNQVMNLTGFATKAEIEQQGVNDSLSAFAGLLALVQAKNWNKIKLLDIGAGAGFPSIPLLINHSELIELTAVESLTKRCEFLKEVATQCELDFIIINDRVENIKNQNATFDFITARAVATITKIYLMAHHLLKEGGYFYLLKGEHYQADLAEFFSFFPDAQAHTKVLTYQNSQGANSHIILIQKMEPSPRHWPLRWKQILDFVTQKK
- a CDS encoding ribose-phosphate pyrophosphokinase, producing MNRDNVRIFGMPNSQNLAEKIAAKLGIKLTPVVETIFADGECMLVSSDTVRGRDVYIIASNSRPVNENVMKLLLFIDSLKRGSAKSITVVLTYYGYARQDRIIGGRQPIGAKLVADLMEKAGATKVVAVDLHNPAIQGFFNIPIDDLTGQYTLAKAISQTNEKFTVVSPDHGGTVRARRLAELIAETIKISIIDKRRVGTNQTEVMGLIGDVQDQNAVIIDDIIDTGGTILKAVDTLKNFGAKKIYVAATHGIFSRGFEAFEANPNVEKVIISDSIDNSELTKKFKKLEVVSLDYFLAGVLKRHIDAEPIAELYKKFEREIRKVK
- a CDS encoding DNA cytosine methyltransferase, which codes for MNHEKRYKVIELFAGAGGLALGIELAGFETIGLVEMDKWAAQTLRKNRPSWNVIQDDIKNVSKKNLEQLFDLKRGELDLLSGGPPCQSFSYAGKKLGLDDTRGTLFNDFALFLEKLKPKMFLFENVKGLLSHNKGHTFKQIIERLQKTGYAITSESYKVLNAWNYGVPQKRERLILVGIRQDLIHKTSFNFPEPHLYKPTLKDVLPNCPASEGAKYSLEKKKIFELVPPGGYWRDIPEKIARSYMKKTWETGGGKTGILRRLSYSEPALTILTSPSQKQTERCHPAETRPLTIRESARCQTFPDDWQFEGGLSEKYKQIGNAVPVNLAKAIGEKIKESLDKLCEN
- a CDS encoding Eco47II family restriction endonuclease; the protein is MWKLNFISEADLTSVVRTTIEKYGEKIKPFDLKLFKKNVIDPIKLIFDKQVYGYSWDELIENEIFRQKDKSNNNEIGYFHQNIFKYIKNCSVPGHGWDVIYKPETKIKVDDEFWIEKVYVELKNKHNTMNYSSASRTYLKMQNQLLLEDKNTFCFLVEIVAKKSQNVIWETKIEDIELKNNRIRRVSVDKFYEIITGQYDAFYQLCMVLPKIINKVLNETKLFSKGKDTVSDELFVGIDDDEIKLVALYMLSFDSYHGFKEEKIKK
- a CDS encoding aminopeptidase P family protein; this translates as MNRKILDKLFAEKKVDALVSMVPQTRLWYAKVQTTDGYLVVEKDKAYLFVDGRYIEYARSKAKNVEIILLKGTKTLQEFFDQKRYNTVAFEKDYLTYGDFKRLEALIKPSHVEWISGQHLRIVKSKEEIEIMQKSIDISLKAYDELLQWVKPGMTEKEVAAKLNYLLKINGADKESFDEIIATGKYSAEPHHHPTDAVLKEGDLLKVDFGALYKGYSADITRTIVLGGKASNPEAAKILQIVKEAAKAGRDAVRPGIKASEIDAICRKYITDAGYGQYFVHATGHGLGIDVHEEPYVSSLSDAILEPGHIITVEPGIYIEGLGGARNEDDVLVTETGRYVFSQPDERS
- the era gene encoding GTPase Era, with translation MKIAMVTVLGRPNVGKSTLMNKILNYDVSIVSNVPQTTRDQITGIYNEEDYQIVFIDTPGIHKPLNLLGEILNKNAYDSLEEIDCVLFLTPLNEDLGAGDLAILEKLKVVQNKIAVITKVDLAKTPDEISTKLAQLQQTGFNFTKIIPFSNKKQEFADDLIKVLKEFTYEGQPLYDPEYITDKSMRFLAKEIIREAAFNYLKEELPHSIAIEVEDFIEDDELTQINAIIYVKKDSQKGMVIGKEGQMIKKIGMMARRKLMALFSVKVELNLKVKVAKKWTQDVKLLKKFGY